Proteins from one Oryza sativa Japonica Group chromosome 12, ASM3414082v1 genomic window:
- the LOC112937474 gene encoding carnosic acid synthase-like, whose translation MAIFIGCICSLALLLLCSHVFQLLSDARRPLPPGPRPLPVIGNLLDVAGELPHRSLSRVAQRYGPLVTLRLGTTLAVVASSPATAREVLHRHGASITDRGTPDAWRTDGHETNSIFALPTRHHRWRALRRLGAEQLFSPRRVEKQRPLRRDAVRGLLRHVSELAAASGGGTGTAVVDVGRAAFAAMANLLFGSLFSVGIDAATSCRFRDAAREFALLTLTPNVSEFFPVVAMADLQGLRRRTARHITWMYQLIDGHVERRMRGRETAGALGEKEKDLLDVMLDISEKQEQSDDSLTINRGVIRAFLADLLTAGSETSSAVIEWAMAELQQNPQTMRKLQEELKKVIGSKTYIDEEDINQLPYLQAVIKETHRLHPAIPLLMYKAAVPVEIQGYKIPKETTVVVNTWAIHQNSEVWIEPDKFIPERFLQKEISLSSGSTNMELVPFSAGRRFCLGYPVANRMLHLMLGSLVHQFQWTLPEVVKKNGGVDMAEKFGLTLSMATPLHAIAKNIV comes from the exons ATGGCCATCTTCATCGGATGCATCTGTTCACTTGCACTCTTGCTGCTCTGCTCCCATGTATTCCAGCTTCTCTCAGacgctcgccgccctctcccacCGGGCCCGAGGCCGCTTCCGGTCATCGGCAACCTCCTCgacgtcgccggtgagctcccgCACCGCTCGTTGTCGCGCGTCGCACAGCGGTACGGCCCGCTGGTGACGCTCCGCCTGGGCACCACGCTCGCCGTCgtggcctcctcgccggccacgGCGCGCGAGGTCCTGCACAGGCACGGCGCCAGCATCACCGACCGCGGCACGCCGGACGCGTGGCGCACCGACGGGCACGAGACCAACTCCATCTTCGCGTTACCGACGCGCCACCACCGGTGGCGCGCGCTGCGCCGGCTCGGCGCCGAGCAGCTGTTCTCGCCGCGGCGGGTCGAGAAGCAGCGCCCGCTGCGCCGGGACGCCGtgcgcggcctcctccgccacgtGTCGGAGCTGGCTGCGGCGTCCGGCGGAGGCACAGGCACGGCGGTGGTCGACGTCGGGAGGGCGGCGTTCGCGGCCATGGCGAACCTGCTGTTCGGGTCGCTGTTCTCGGTGGGCATCGACGCCGCGACGTCGTGCCGGTTCCGCGACGCGGCGCGGGAGTTCGCGCTGCTGACGCTGACGCCCAACGTGTCGGAGTTCTTCCCGGTGGTGGCCATggccgatctgcagggccttCGGCGAAGGACGGCGAGGCACATCACGTGGATGTACCAGCTGATCGACGGCCATGTCGAACGGCGGATGCGTGGCCGGGAAACAGCCGGTGCGCTcggggagaaggagaaggaccTGCTTGATGTGATGCTGGACATATCGGAGAAACAGGAGCAGAGTGACGACAGCCTCACCATCAACCGGGGTGTGATAAGAGCATTTTTGGCC GATTTACTAACGGCGGGCAGTGAAACAAGCTCAGCTGTAATAGAGTGGGCAATGGCCGAGCTACAGCAGAATCCTCAAACTATGAGAAAATTGCAAGAAGAGCTCAAAAAGGTCATAGGCTCAAAAACTTATATAGATGAAGAAGACATCAACCAACTTCCCTATCTTCAAGCAGTCATCAAGGAAACACATAGGCTACATCCAGCCATACCACTGCTAATGTACAAAGCAGCCGTCCCAGTTGAAATACAAGGGTATAAAATCCCCAAAGAAACCACTGTGGTAGTAAATACATGGGCAATTCATCAGAATTCAGAGGTTTGGATTGAACCAGACAAGTTCATACCAGAGAGATTCCTACAAAAGGAGATCAGTTTGTCATCAGGTAGTACCAACATGGAGCTTGTTCCATTCAGTGCCGGACGACGTTTCTGCCTCGGATATCCGGTAGCAAATAGAATGCTGCATCTTATGCTTGGCTCGCTAGTTCATCAGTTTCAGTGGACACTGCCTGAAGTAGTGAAGAAGAACGGTGGCGTAGACATGGCAGAAAAGTTTGGACTAACACTGTCTATGGCGACCCCCCTACATGCTATAGCAAAGAATATTGTGTAG